One segment of Streptomyces sp. XD-27 DNA contains the following:
- a CDS encoding glycerophosphodiester phosphodiesterase family protein, translating to MRAQKKPWIIAHRAGTSDYPENTLLAIEESLKAGVDGEWLSVQATKDGVPVLYRPADLSALTDGSGAVSSKTLAELADLNAGYAFKSPDGTYPYRSRPVRIPTLEAALEAVPAGKQVYLDLKQAPAWHVVDAVTRVLDATKAWDRVRLYSTDAQVTSLLERIPGAQVAESRDATRQRLAEVALEHTCRSAPAAGAWAGFELKRQMSLQEKFTLGTGDATVTAQLWTPESVRCFRSHGRTPIVMLGVNTPTDLRNGTRLGATAVVVDSPRTMLRPSQ from the coding sequence GTGCGGGCGCAGAAGAAGCCGTGGATCATCGCGCACCGTGCGGGCACCAGCGACTATCCCGAGAACACCCTGCTGGCCATCGAGGAATCCTTGAAGGCCGGAGTGGACGGCGAGTGGCTGAGTGTGCAGGCGACCAAGGACGGTGTTCCCGTCCTGTACCGGCCCGCTGACCTCTCCGCCCTGACCGACGGATCCGGTGCCGTCTCCAGTAAGACCCTTGCGGAACTGGCCGACCTCAATGCCGGCTACGCGTTCAAAAGCCCCGACGGCACCTATCCCTACCGCTCCCGCCCGGTCCGCATTCCCACACTAGAGGCCGCTCTGGAGGCCGTCCCTGCGGGCAAGCAGGTCTACCTGGACCTCAAGCAGGCACCCGCCTGGCATGTCGTCGACGCCGTGACACGCGTGCTCGACGCGACGAAGGCGTGGGACCGCGTCAGGCTGTACTCCACCGATGCCCAGGTCACCTCGCTGCTTGAGCGGATCCCCGGGGCGCAGGTGGCGGAGTCTCGCGACGCCACACGGCAGCGGCTGGCCGAAGTCGCCCTGGAACACACCTGCAGGAGCGCACCCGCGGCCGGCGCCTGGGCAGGATTCGAACTCAAACGCCAGATGAGCCTTCAGGAGAAGTTCACCCTCGGCACCGGCGACGCAACCGTCACCGCGCAGCTGTGGACACCCGAATCCGTGCGCTGCTTCCGCTCCCACGGCCGCACACCGATCGTCATGCTCGGCGTCAACACCCCCACCGACCTGCGCAACGGCACTCGTCTCGGCGCCACCGCCGTCGTCGTCGACTCTCCCCGTACCATGCTCCGGCCCAGCCAGTAG
- a CDS encoding helix-turn-helix transcriptional regulator: MARESLGLSQLGYARLIARAHDELGFGSRMVKTRHTVSHWEAGRNEPELTAQLAIARIHHVPEEEVCDSAGRTGCTWPPTTPRC; encoded by the coding sequence GTGGCACGGGAGTCGCTCGGCCTCTCCCAGCTCGGCTACGCGAGGCTGATCGCCAGGGCCCACGACGAACTCGGCTTCGGCTCACGGATGGTCAAGACCCGCCATACGGTCTCGCATTGGGAGGCCGGGCGGAACGAACCCGAACTCACCGCACAGCTCGCCATCGCCCGCATCCACCACGTCCCCGAGGAGGAGGTGTGCGACTCGGCTGGCCGCACTGGCTGCACCTGGCCACCGACGACGCCGCGTTGCTGA